In Lolium rigidum isolate FL_2022 chromosome 7, APGP_CSIRO_Lrig_0.1, whole genome shotgun sequence, the DNA window GGGCTGGCTTATAAACAAAGTTTTTCGCTGACCGCAGCCCCACTTGGACACTGACCAGCGCACGAACGAAGCACGAGCAGCCAGCAGCCAGCAGCCCACCGCCCCGACCGACCGATCTCGGCGCCTCGtgcactccgccgccgccgcgcgccagaTCCGACCTCAGgcatgctctctctctctctctctctctctctcgcttctCTCGGCATTCATGCCGCGGCGGCTTAGTTAGTTATAATTGTCACGGATCGCGCCGTCGCGGCGGTTCCTCGGCCGCTAGCTGCTTGATTCCGCGGCGCGATGCCTGCTTTGCTTGCAGAGCAGGGCGAGACTAAACATCAGGCCGTCTGTCTGTTTTTGCAGGTCAGAGTTCAGTTGGAGCTGCGATGGGTTCAGACAACATCGGCCCGAGAGGTACCGCTCTCTCCTTCTCGTCCCGTATCGTACCGCAGTTTGTTCTTAGTTGTTCAGACTTCACAAatcacaatgatatagaaagaaaATGGGAATAGAAATGACGACATGGATGATCCGCGCCCCGAGATGCAAGATCGTGACTTGGAAGCGAAGCTTTAGTCTGATAGATTTCCAGACACTGAGTGGTTATTCAGAATTTGATTCTATAATACCTTAGCTACCGGCGATATTgaattttgtgtgtgtgtgtgtgtgtgtgtgtgtttggttTCTTAACCTTTGTGGCATGGTTGAATTGTCGTAGCGCGTTTGCTGACTTTCTGTATAGTCAAGTTGACAAGCTTAATAACATCGAGaatgctgatgaaatatacccacCAGATCACATCAGTGGCTGTGGCCTGTAGCATAACTTCGTTATCCCCcttccggatcacgctggagaggCAGCAACAGATGTAGTTGGATGTACCGCTTTGGTGATCTGTTTCGGGCGGTTTGGGTGCGTCACCGATATAAACAGATGATTCACTGGTTCACTACTGGTGCGATATCAACGGAGATAATAAATCTGTTATGTTTCTTTACTTTTACTTTGCGTGTACAAAAAGGAAATATCTGTAGTATAgtgcatggttttaaaggcgttaAGGCGCCTTACAGCGGAGGGGGGGGGGGCTCTGACGCCTAAgcgacgcctttaaaaccatgcttTAATGCTTTCTTTACTTTTACTTTGCGTGTACAAAAAGGAAATATTTTGTTTGTTGTATTACCAAATATTCAACTAAGGGATGCATCAGATAAAAGGAAATATCCGTCATCTACTGTTTTAGCTTTCCCTGCCCTGCTCGTCCTTTTTTTCATACCATGGTCATGGCCTCATGGGTAGGAAAGCTAGTCTAGACGGTGTGCATTATCCTGCAATCAGTAACTTCATCTTCGTTACCAACAGATGTCTGTGTTGTTGGGGTTGCACGCACCCCTATGGGTGGTTTCCTTGGTGCCCTGTCTTCCCTGCCTGCTACTAAGCTTGGTTCCGTAGCTATTGAAGGTGAGACCAGTATCTCCTCTACATGCCCCTGAAGATATAATTTGCTGGATTTGTTTGATCCAAGAGTAATAACATGATGACCGTGGGTGATCAGCTGCTCTCAAGAGGGCAAATGTGGATCCATCCCTTGTGCAGGAGGTCTTCTTTGGCAATGTCTTGAGTGCTAACTTGGGGCAGGCTCCTGCGAGACAAGCTGCTCTAGGTGCAGGGATACCAAACACGGTTGTTTGCAGCACTGTCAACAAAGTCTGCGCATCTGGCATGAAAGGTTCGAGTTCATGTAACCAAGTTTTTAGTCTATGTTCACAGTTTCTAGAAGCGAGACCATTGTTCTGACAAtgatcttgttttttttttcctttatgcAGCAACGATGTTTGCTGCACAGTCAATTCAACTGGGCACCAACGATATTGTGGTGGCTGGGGGCATGGAAAGCATGTCGAATGCTCCCAAATACATTGCTGAGGCTAGGTCAGTAAAGTGTTCCTTCTGCTTGTATCCGGAGTAGTGCACAAAAACAAGTGAAGAACAATCTTGTTTTCTCTTGTGAATAAACTAAGAATATGAGGAGGAATAGGATGCCAAAATATCTATTGAAGTAGTTTATTTGACATcttttgtttattttattttctttgttgGAATTGATTAAAATATGATAGTTAGGGCTATTTAACGTGTTGGTGGCAACTTTCTGATACGCGTACTCCAATGCAGAAAAGGTTCTCGTTTCGGACATGATAGCCTCATTGATGGTATGCTTAAGGATGGCCTTTGGGATGTATACGGTGATTATGCCATGGGAGTGTGTGCTGAGCTTTGTGCTGACAATCATGCTCTGACAAGGGAAGACCAGGTAACTTACGACAAACTGTAGTAACCAAATTATAATACAGTTATTATTTGTATATTTGTCTAGAACGGAAGTGCATATATTTTGTCAGTTATTAACTGAAGCATGCTAACAGTTTTTCTTTTGAGTGCACCGAGTTTTTAGTACAGCAATATTTTTTTTCAGTACAGACCAATATATTCAGTAGTAGCGACTATTAAATACTGAAGCATGCTAACAGTTTGTCTTTTGAGTGCACCGAGTTTTTCAGTACAGAACAATATATTTTTGCACCTTAATCGCTTCTGAAATTTCAAATTTATCTTTCACCCTTTTGTTGAAGAATAGGACATACCAGTGTTAAGCTTGTCAGATATCTTAAAATCTTCTAGGATTTGATGTTATGCTCTTCTTCTACATTACGACCGATATATGATATGATTATACTTGACATATCTGAATCTGTATATTCTTATGTAGGATGCTTTTGCTATTCAAAGTAATGAGCGTGGAATTGCTGCTCGTGACAGTGGCGCCTTTGCATGGGAGATTGTTCCGGTGATTTTCTGTCTCTGCCAAAGTGAATAATGGTTCATTTATTTGTTTTCCTGATGCTCTGTTCTATCAACTAGATTGAAGTTCCTGTTGGCAGAGGGAAACCACCAATACTTGTTGAGAAAGATGAGAGCCTTGATAAGGTAAATTCTTTCAAATATAGAATTTCGTAAACTGAACTATATGTCATAGACCAGCAATAACTATAAATTTTCATTTAAACCAACCAAACTGGTTGAAGCAAGTTGTGCCATATTTTTCGTGCTTTCATGCATCCTGTAGTGAAATACAATATGACATAAGCTAAAAAGTATCAGTAGGCAGTACGTACTACTTGTTAGCTTAGTTGCTGATACTTCGTCTCGTGGTAAATTAAAACATGGAAAATATGTCATTTGTATTTTTGTGTGATACTACTACCGTGTAATATGAGAACTGTGTCTCTTAGTTTGACCCAGTGAAACTGAGGAAGCTCCGCCCAAGTTTCAAGGAGAATGCCGGTACTGTTACCGCTGGGAATGCTTCTAGTATAAGGTGCCTACTTGTCATATATTTTATTTCCAAGCGTTGTGGAGTAGTACTAAGTTTATGCTCGGAATACGTGATGCCTATCTGTTTGTTTTACATGGAGCAGTGATGGTGCTGCTGCATTAGTATTGGTAAGTGGGCAGAAGGCTCAAGAACTTGGTCTACAAGTCCTTGCAAGGATCAAAGGATTTAGTGATGCGGCTCAAGTAAGTCACTATACTGATTCTTATCTTAGTTGAGAGAAGTTTAACTTTGTTTAAGCAAGTGTACATAATAATCTTGGTTCTGGACGGATATAGGAATGATCTAGGTTCAGGATGGGTATAGAAATCCATCTTCTCTGGAATAGTTCTATGTAATCGCAATAACTGAAGGTTATACGCTATCAAAAGTTGTTATTCACTATCAAAATTTGCATCTTCTCTGGAACAGTTCTATGTTATTACAATAACTGCAGGTTATTAGCTATCAAAATTTGTACTGTAAACAAAAAGCTATTAAGTATGGAATGATATTTTTAACTACCAATTCATTTTGCAGGCTCCTGAGTTATTTACCACTACCCCGGCGCTTGCCATACCAAAGGCTCTCGCCCATGCTGGCTTAGAgtcttcttgtgttgatttttatGAAATTAACGAAGCCTTTGCGGTATGGCCTTGATCATTTTTTACTACCTACCAATAGCATTTCTGTTAACCATATTTCTTTCCACTTTTTAATTCAGGCTGTTGCACTTGCAAATCAAAAGCTTCTTGGGATTCCTTCAGTAAGTCCACCGTCTTTGGGTCAACTAAATTTTTTCTGGGCCAAAAAGTAATTAAAAATTGTTGTCAGAAAATGCATCTTGATTTGCTACTATTTCTTATTCACTGGCAATATTAGTGAGTGTAAACTGCAAATTACAGTGACTACTTTGGTGCTCACAACCGCTGTGCTTGCAGGAAAAGGTTAATGTACATGGAGGGGCTGTGTCTTTAGGACACCCTCTTGGATGCAGTGGTGCTCGCATTTTGGTCACTCTTCTGGGTGTAAGttctttcttggtgtttctttgtAGTGTTCTGATTATGTGTCAGTATGTTGTTTGAGGGTGGATCCTGTTTACTAATAAAAGATGTTCATTCAGTAATTAGTAAAAGTAATGAAATCTAGTTTTACTTAAAAGTACTATTGGACATCTTATCGATGGTTATCACAAAGGAGAAGTATAAGGCATCTTATTAATCTGAGTTGAGTATCTTCTTATAACCTATGTGTGGAATATCCACAGAAATGATCATAGCTAAATCTGTAACCCATGCCAAGAAATTGTGTTTTTCATGCTCTTGAGTCATGGAAATAGGGCAAGTTATATTCTGTGATTTCATTTGCCATCTCTTTCCTGCCTCCATTTTCCTTTTCTCACTTCTTCAGATTTTGTCAACTGTCACCATTTTACGACATTGGATCTGCAATGCCCGTTTCTCTTAGTTATTGATGTATGTAAACCAAGTGACCATGGTGCTTCTCAACAGGTTCTCAGGGAGAAGGGTGGCAAGATCGGGGTGGCTGGTGTATGCAATGGCGGAGGCGGAGCATCGGCACTTGTTCTCGAGCTCGCATAGAAGCCCATCCAGATCCTGTAACACCAATAGTCATAGTACTTAGATGCGTTCATTGAGCTACAAGATAAAGTTGCAGTGACCCAATTTCAGGTGCTAAGTTGTCGACATGTAAAACTGTTTCATATCAAATGCGTTCATTGAGCTACAAGTTAACATTGTAGGTTTGAAATCTTTGGTCCAGTTATCCAGGACGACCCTGTACTAAGCTTATTCTATTTTCTTGGTAGCTGTGGATGTTACAACTTCAATAATTTTTGCAATAAAGCATGTTTTTTTCTGCTGTGAAATTTCATATTATGTGTTTGAACAGCCTGTGATTTTCTTCCTCCATTTACTGAAGAGCAGCGGCTGCCATGATCCACCGCCATACGCGAAGCAAGGGCCGAGAGGTGGGCACGGACGTAGACGATAAAGGGGAAGAACGACGACTAGGCAGGCCCGTCGCGTGCTTCAACCGATGGCCAGTAGATTAGggttaagtttaagttttatttaggtttaaattcGAGTAATTTTTGTATAAATTTTGTATGAATTTCGTATGAATTCCGATTTTAAATGTTATTCCAAGTTTCAAATTCTACCGGGGCTAGCGTATGGGGGCGCCGAAGTGGGAGCAGCATCCCTAAATAGAGGATGCTCTACTGACGCCCCCGCagcagtgccggcgcccctgctaGCGTTTATTTGGGAgccgctggtggagatgctcttagtgagaTCTAATTTTCTGATCTAGAATTCGTCTTAGCTAGTGGGAGTCAATAATTATGAGTGTGGCGCTGTACAAAAAGGGGAGTGGAGAGTGATCGAGCAACATGCTTGATTAGCTACCCAAACAAACAATCAATAAAAAAAAAGGGGAGTGGAGAGTGAGTATTGGTGGCTAAGTGTTTCCTGTATTATATAACAAACGGAGATATTAATTGATGGTTAGGGTTTTTTATGGGTTCCACAACTAGTGTGGCTAGTTATTTGGATCGTTTATGCACAAATGGCCCATCGAAAGACAATGCACGGCTCAGTATAGATGGGCCACACTTGTCAGCGAGATATTGTTGACACTGCTCAGTATAGATGGGCCACACTTGTCAGCGAGATATTGTTGATAAGTTAGCGGGACGTGATTGACCATTCTTCATTTTTGGCCTAACTTTTGACGCCTCTTACAATGGACGACACAACACTAAATGCCTCCCTTGCTCAACCGTGGCATTAATGTTGTCGGGCTTTCCTTCGATCAAGAACAACTTATTTATCCGCCGCTATGCAATCAACAACGGCGAAAATCTGTGTGCCAGCCTTGTTGGACGCTGGGAATGCTCATCCGCcgatcaatttttttttgaaggcGACTGCAGCTTGTGCCGTCCAAAAATTGTGTCGGGTAAGGGGCCATCAAGTATTCTCCCTTTTCCCAACCCACGGATTTTCAGTAGTGCAAGCATACACTTTTCATTTCACTTCAAAGGATTGATAAATGCATGATACACCATATTGGCTCTGTTCTATATTAGTTGTAGCTGATTTAGGACAAATTaatgacaactaatatggaacggatAGAGTATTATAAATAATTTTTGAGACCGTTCGGAAAATATTACATGCCAAAAGCCTTTCCATATAGTAAGGACCACCCAAGGATTTTAGCATCGACGATGGTGTGACCGTATCCATGACTTATAGTGTCTCGAGCCTCCAGCAAAGATCACCGCTATGTATAAGGTAAACCTTAGGGATTGCAACATGGCCTTATGATGTCCCTTAATTGCACACAATGGATGCCCTTAGTGTCGCTAGGGCCATTGCCTGTGCGAGGAAGACGGCCCACCGTCCGCCCCACGGGCTTTGCCCAACGAGCGGTGCTAGGGTTCAAGCCACCACCGTAGCTACAAGAATGCTACATTTACATTGTGTATTTACCGAGGATGGTGGGGAGTACAATATTAGGCCATTAGCCAATAACCATGCTAACATTGCACTTCCTTTTTTTTGTTATCTTCTAGTAAAATCTTCCTCTGTTTTggattataagatgttttagatatttcaatTACTATATACCTACACACaccatatttttttttgaaaaggggcggagcccagcctctgcatcaaaacgaTGCATACGGCCTTTATTAATAAAGCGAAGTTCAGCAGTACTATAGTAGGTTTACATCACATAGCAGGTAAGGTTGAGACAAGTATCAACCATTTAAAAATGAAAAACAGTATCATCTTAAACATCTCGGAGTCTACTAGtgtgccgccacccagtagcctggaaaaagaagtcctgagtaaCCGTTAGCAGACGGTTGCACCCAGTAGCCATATTCTCCCGCTGATCTTCCGGTAGAAGCAGCGCCCATTGCTGAATCCAGTGAGTTGCACGTCGGattacctgcaaaaaattagttcccgTTTGTCTGTTAAAGATAATGTCATTTCTAGttgtccatatagaccaacatacagCTGAAATGCCAATCCGTATTCTTTCTTTATCCTGTTTATTAATTTCATTAAgccaattcccaaacatattGGTAACATTATACCTACACACACCATATATACTGAAATGGGTGATGCATTAGAGAAAGCTATAAcatcttaggctggtgccaacgcaggcGGTAGCCGGGGCGCTACCGCCcggggcggggcgggaggcgggctggAGCGAGGCGGGACGggagggaggggcgccggcgggggcgcccggcggtagcgcccgctcccgccggccggcgcccgcgttggcggcgggagggaggcgggAGTGGGGGCGGGAGCGGGGGCGGCGCGATGGCGGGGTGGGGCGGGAGGCAGGCGGGCGGTAGGGCGGGCGAGAGGGCGTTaggcgggcgggaggcgggctgGATGCGGCGAGAGTGGGCGGgagcgggcgggagtggggcggcggTGCCCAACGGCTAGGCCGACGTGCCGCGACGCGATTGGTCCACGTCGGCCTAGCCGTTGCTCGGTTCAaaaaccctataaatacccccatatgttTTCAGCCATTCCAcacctccactctccatttccactccactCTACACCATGTCTTCATCCAGCAGCAGCTCGAGCGACGGAGTGGAGGGTGATTTCATCGCCGCATTCCGGCaggagtatgaggaggagatgcaagccgaggaggtggtgccaagacgtcggcgccgccgacagttcatcaggcgtgatcgtctgggtgcccacgatcggctcttcgaggactacttcgccgacgactgcaactatcctccgagctactttcggcgaaggtatcggatgagacGCTCCCTCTTCCTGAccattgtggatagattgggtgaatactctccgtatttcacccaaagagatgatgctctcaaccgtgctggtttCTCTCCCCTGCAAAAGTGTACTCGCGGCTTTGCGTCCGTTAGCTTATGGAGCCGCCGCAGAtacaatagatgagtggcttaagttagctagacaaacttcatcgattgtctagatagattctgtgaaggcatcattgaTTGTTACGGGGAGACGTTTTGCCGTCGCCCAACCGTGGAGGATACTCGGCGGTcgttagcgaaagccgaggagcgtggctttccgggcatgttagggagcatcgattgcatgcattggcggtGGAGGAACTGCCCGGTGGCTCATGTCGGCCAATTCAcaggggagacatcaaacaccctaccataatcttagaagccgttgcgtcgtatgatcgttggatccggcatgcctttttggagtggccgggtccaacaacgacctcAATGTACTCGAACCGCCGCCGTTGTTCACCGATGTGCTTagggagaagcacccgtagtgaacttcacggtgaatggacacgagtacaactatggttactaccttgccgacggcatctacccctcccggccggtgttcatgaaaggtgttactcttccacaaagtgagAAGCGGCGAGTGTTCACTGCATGCTCAATCGGCGCatcgcaaagatgtcgagtgtgcctttggagtgttgaagtctaggttcaacattctagcgAGTTCCGGGATGCTCCTACTCCGGGCGTACTCTTggattgatcatgcgtgcatgtgtcattccgcacaacatgatcattgacgaTGAGCGTGGACAAAATTTGGACAACATCTATGAGACAGCTTGATTCAAATGTCGGCCCCGcaatacaccaccatgcaccaccaagcctagcgaCCGAGATTCGGATGGACACCGAAATGAGGGagtcaccgatgtatacacagctccgGCATGATTTGATGGAGCATGTCCAGGCTAAttcctagattatgtaattttttcagatttttatgtaatctttttagatttttatgtaattttttttatgatgtaatcggtaacaattttagttcaataaaataatttccttgcattatttatattgttgtaacGTAAACAAAGATATGCTCATGTTGaagagagaaaagctgacgtggaGGAGAGAGAACCAAAGCTGGCACTATAGCGCATGCGTTGGCGCGtgtggtgagagtggggtgagagtggggtgagagtgggccaAAAGCTGACGTGGCAGGGCGGGAGCGGGGCtgtgcgttggcaccagccttataaCTGAGAACAGACTGATACCACATTTAGTACTTCACAAAAAAGTAAGCTAATTATTAAATATTAAATAAattaaacacaaggatgaatcagatctgaAATGCCTTTCGGGTGTTTCCTCTtttaaagaaaagaaacagaggcAGCCCACGTGGCGTTTCATCAACTAGAGGCGGATATGGAAAAGGTAAAGAAAAGCAACAAACTCACCTGAGCCTGGCCCTGCCCTGCCCTCCGGCGACTTCACCCAGCGTCGCGGCCGCCCGCCGGCCACCGCGCTCAGCCAGCCCGCCGCTGCCCTTCCCGAACTCCTCCATTCGGCACCTTTTGCCAGTGCGGTGAGGTGCGCGCTTCTCTTGCTTCCCTGCCCTGTACTGTACGGCAAACAAGACGAGAGCGCGCGATCGCCGCCGGGATGTGGAGGCGACGGCTGAGCGCCCTTCTTCCGCGAACCCCCTCCGCCCCGTCCGCCTACCAGCAGAAGCACCGCCCCATCCTCCTCCCCACCCCCAATGAGGTAACCACACGGCCCCCCTTTCTTTCTCTCCTCCGTATATCGTCGAACGCATCGCACGCAGCCCGCTGGCCGGACCGAATCTGCGATGTTCGCCTTTCTTGCTGCTCCATTGGGATCAATCAATTTTCCTGTGGTTCCTGGATGCTAATAAAGGTCTTGAATGATTTGCCTGCAGAAACCGCCTGCTCTGAATCTGCTCAGGCTGTTCACATCCCTAGCTGTACGTTTCTTCAAAACCCGCATCTGTATTTGTGGCAGCTGCGCGCGTCTCTGCACAACACTGTATGTGAACTAACTAATATTCTACCCTTCGTTCATTCTCTAGGGAAGTGATGGTGATAGACCGTTCATTGCTTTCGTCCTAGGTAAATTTCCTACTCTTAGTCCCAAAGATGCTGCAGG includes these proteins:
- the LOC124674765 gene encoding acetyl-CoA acetyltransferase, cytosolic 1-like, giving the protein MGSDNIGPRDVCVVGVARTPMGGFLGALSSLPATKLGSVAIEAALKRANVDPSLVQEVFFGNVLSANLGQAPARQAALGAGIPNTVVCSTVNKVCASGMKATMFAAQSIQLGTNDIVVAGGMESMSNAPKYIAEARKGSRFGHDSLIDGMLKDGLWDVYGDYAMGVCAELCADNHALTREDQDAFAIQSNERGIAARDSGAFAWEIVPIEVPVGRGKPPILVEKDESLDKFDPVKLRKLRPSFKENAGTVTAGNASSISDGAAALVLVSGQKAQELGLQVLARIKGFSDAAQAPELFTTTPALAIPKALAHAGLESSCVDFYEINEAFAAVALANQKLLGIPSEKVNVHGGAVSLGHPLGCSGARILVTLLGVLREKGGKIGVAGVCNGGGGASALVLELA